A genomic segment from uncultured Alistipes sp. encodes:
- a CDS encoding sodium:solute symporter produces MTPVAVICTVLGYIAVLFAVAWLSGRRADNAGFFTGNRRTPWYMAAFAMIGAAMSGVTFISVPGSVAADSFSYMQMVAGFTVGQFVVAYVLIPTFYRLRVVSLYEYLDDRFGVASHRTGAWFFFISKMLGAALRVYVVCAVLQVLVFAHYGIPFWANALVTMAFVWLYTHQGGVKSLIWTDTLKTLCLVGSLVLSILFIMQALGLSVGETAREVAASPMSRVFFFDDPSSDRYFWKMFAAGIVLLVAMTGLDQDMMQRNLSCATPRDSQKNIVLTAVSQIFVIFLFLVLGGLLYLYAARTGMALPEKSDQVFSLVAVEGGLPLVVGILFVVGLISSTYSAAGSALTALTTSFTVDILEGPKRMDDVRLTRLRKGVHVGMALGMAAVILAFEYWADDSVINLVYKVASYTYGPILGMFAFGMVTRRRVRDRWIPPVAVLAPVLSALLQTWAREAWDYQIGFELLIYNAAFTMIGMWILSQKNEK; encoded by the coding sequence ATGACACCCGTTGCCGTCATCTGTACCGTTTTGGGCTATATTGCCGTGCTGTTCGCCGTTGCGTGGCTCTCGGGCCGGCGTGCCGACAATGCGGGCTTCTTCACCGGGAACCGCCGCACGCCGTGGTATATGGCGGCCTTCGCGATGATCGGGGCGGCGATGTCGGGCGTGACGTTCATCTCGGTCCCGGGGTCGGTTGCCGCCGACTCCTTCTCCTACATGCAGATGGTCGCGGGCTTTACCGTGGGCCAGTTTGTCGTGGCCTACGTGCTGATCCCGACCTTCTACCGCCTGCGTGTGGTCTCGCTCTACGAATATCTGGACGACCGCTTCGGCGTGGCCTCGCACCGCACCGGAGCGTGGTTCTTCTTCATTTCGAAGATGCTGGGCGCAGCACTGCGGGTCTACGTGGTCTGCGCGGTGCTGCAGGTGCTGGTTTTCGCGCACTACGGCATTCCGTTCTGGGCCAACGCGCTGGTGACGATGGCCTTCGTGTGGCTCTATACGCACCAAGGGGGCGTGAAGTCGCTGATCTGGACCGATACGCTCAAGACGCTGTGCCTGGTCGGGAGCCTCGTGCTGTCGATTCTCTTCATCATGCAGGCGCTGGGCCTTTCGGTGGGGGAGACGGCGCGTGAGGTGGCGGCCTCTCCGATGTCGCGGGTTTTCTTCTTCGACGACCCTTCGTCGGACCGCTACTTCTGGAAGATGTTTGCGGCGGGGATCGTGCTGCTGGTGGCCATGACGGGACTCGACCAGGACATGATGCAGCGGAACCTGAGCTGCGCCACGCCGCGCGACTCGCAGAAGAACATCGTATTGACGGCCGTGAGCCAGATCTTCGTGATCTTCCTCTTCCTGGTGCTGGGGGGGCTGCTCTACCTCTACGCGGCGCGGACCGGGATGGCGCTTCCGGAAAAGAGCGACCAGGTATTTTCGCTGGTGGCGGTTGAGGGCGGGCTTCCGCTTGTGGTTGGCATTCTGTTTGTTGTGGGGCTTATCTCAAGCACCTATTCGGCTGCGGGATCGGCGCTCACGGCGCTGACGACCTCCTTCACGGTTGACATCCTCGAGGGTCCGAAACGCATGGACGACGTGCGCCTGACGCGCCTGCGCAAGGGGGTGCACGTGGGGATGGCGCTGGGAATGGCGGCCGTGATCCTGGCCTTCGAATACTGGGCCGACGACAGCGTGATCAACCTGGTCTACAAGGTGGCCAGCTACACCTACGGTCCGATCCTCGGGATGTTTGCCTTCGGGATGGTGACGCGCCGCCGGGTGCGTGACCGCTGGATCCCGCCGGTGGCGGTTTTGGCTCCGGTGCTGAGCGCCCTGCTGCAGACATGGGCCCGCGAGGCGTGGGATTACCAAATCGGTTTCGAACTCCTGATCTACAATGCCGCCTTTACGATGATCGGTATGTGGATACTATCGCAAAAGAATGAAAAATAG